In Iodobacter fluviatilis, the DNA window CGCACCTTTAGCGGCCCGGGTGCAGATGCAACAACAGTGCTTGGTGGCTCTACAGTGGGCATTACCACTACCAAAACTTCTGGTGCAATTACCGTGGGTGCAGCTTCTGCGGCACTTAATGCGGCAGGTACAGCGTTGAAAGACGCTAATCTGGCACCTACAGGTGATGTAACGATTGCAGATGTAACAACCGCAGGCAGCCTGAACTACTACGGTACTGGTGCGATTAATGTGAACACCAATGGTGCAGCCACAGTTTCTATTCGTGGCGGCGATGTGGTGGCGATTAATGACATTCAGGCAACGCTGGCAACGGGGGGTGGCAATTCAGGTAAAGCGGTGGGTGTTAGCAAGTTGGCCAATGTTTCTCTGACAGGCCTGCAAGCAGCAAATGGTGTGACGATTGCATCAGATGCATTAACAGCGCTGTCGGTACTCAATACTGCTGGCGGTGCCAATACCATTACCATTACCAACAATACCGCTGCACATGCGCTGACGATTACTCAGGGTGCAAATAATAAAAATGTGTGGGGTAACGGTGCTGCAGTTACAAATGATGTGACGGTAGTCGATAGCAAAGCCGGCACATTGACCATTACAGATAATGGCACTGCTTCCAGCGCCACTCTGCAAGTGGATGCAGCAGCTGCAACGGCTGTTACTGTTAACAATGCGGCAGCAGCTACGCTGAAACTGGGTAACGTTTCTACCGCCATTGCCACAGTGACATTAAAAGGCGCGGGTGCAACAACCTTTGATACCGCAGATGTATTCGGTACAGGTAATCTGGGCAAAGCCATGACGGTAGATGCCTCTGCTGCTACGGGTAATGTCACCTCCTTAATGCAAGCCACAACTACAGCAGCCACTGCACAGAAATATATGGGTGGTAGCGGTGTGGATACGCTCACTGTCAATTCCAATGCATCGGGCTGGGGTAATTTGGTTGCCATTGATGGGGGCGCAGGCACCAGCGATGTATTGGTGGCTAACTATGCCGCTGCTGGTACAGATGTGGCTTTAGGCAGCGCAACCGCAGTGAAAGGTTTTGAAATTCTGCGTCTGGGTGCACTGGCCAATAGTGCAGCAGGCAGCTACGATGCATCGGGCTTTAATACTGATGTTCAGCTGGGCGCTGTGGCGGGCAATATCACGCTGACTAATCTTGGCGGCGTATTCTCGGTTACAGCCAATACCACAGATAAAACAGTGAGCCTTGCAGGTAGCAACACCACTGCAACAAATAATGCGCTGACGATTAATGTGGGTACAGGCGGTACTGCTCTTGCAAGCCCTGGTTCGGCGATTCTTGCTGCAGGGGGTGGCTTAGGTACAGGTGCCATTACAGCTAACGCATTTGAAGCCGTTACCATCAATTCAAAAGGCGGTTATGTTTCTACAGCCAATGCCACTAGCCTGAATACGGTCACTCTGACAGATACAGGTACAGCGGGCGCAGCAACACTGGTTGTAGGGGGCGATCGCGGCCTAGCGTTAACTTCTAACGCGGGCTTTACATCGATCAATGCCTCTACACATACCGGCACAACAACCAATGACGGCACCCTTGTTAATTCTGCCACATCGGTTGATGTCACTGCTGCCAAGGTATCGAATGCTGGTACAACCTTTACGGGGGGTACATCAGTACTGAAAGCCGCTGGTTCTAATGACACCACTAACTTTAAAGCCTTGGTGACATTAACAGGTACAGCAACCAACAACTGGCAAAATGGTGATACAGCCACCGTAACCATTAACCTTGCAACCTATACCTACACCTCGATTGGTAACAATAGTGCAGCGACTGTGGCAGGTTTACTGGCTGCAGCCATTAGCAATGATGCTACTACCAATAATGCACTGGGTAATGTGGTCAAAGCAGGTGCGGGCAGCCCGGCAGTCACAGCTGTTGCCAGTGGCGGCAGCATTGTCTTAACTAAGGCCGCTGCGTTTGAAGTGGGTACAGCAAAAAGCGCTGCAAATGCAACGATTGCAGACGCGATTGTGGGCGGACAGCAGCAAATTGTTCTTGAATCTGCTACAGCAGTGGGTGGTGCGGGTGCCGGTAATATCACGGTTACCTTTAACGGCGGTGCGGGTGCCATTACTATCGCCGTAGCTAATAACGATACAGTTGCACAAATTGCCACCAAAATTGCTGCAGGTATTACCGCTGCAGCATCTACCGATAAGCCAGGTATTGCTTCGGCTGTAGTGGTGGATTCCTCTAAAGTGTTGATTACCGTGCAAGCTGGCGAAATCTCACAACTGTCAGTGGGCGGTACAGCAGCCTTTGTGGGTGCAGGCGTTGCAACAACAGACAGCACTAACTTTGCCACAGTCGATAATCTGTTTACTTCAGGTGCGGGCGGTGGTGAATACAAGGCTGGCTTGGGTGGCGCGTGGAATGCGGTTAGCCATAAGTTCTCCTCAGGTAGTGAAACAGTGAATCTGACTGCTTCCACCGCCAAAGTAGATAAGCTGATCCTGAAAGAAGGCGCAACGCTCACCGACAATGGTAGTAAAGGTGGCGTGACTAAGTTTACAGTGAACAGCCAAGCGGCCAGCGATACCATTACCTTCCGTAATACGGCAGATAATGCTGACCTTGCCAAGACTATTCTGGCGAATTCCGGCACCAATGGGGTGAATAACGTAACGGGTGCCAATACAATGGCAACGGTACTGGATTCTTCCGGTGCGCTGTTTACCAAGCTGGCCAACTTAACCTACAGCATCAGCAATGGCGTGATTACCTTCGGTGCCACAGGGGGTAATAACCTTTCCCAATTCACCACCAATGAGCTGATCAGCGCAGCGTCTATCTTGGTGAGCAGTGCAACCACAGGTGGCGCAAATAAAGTGGTGGCCTTCTCGTCTAACGGCCGCAGCTATGTGGTGGCGTCTGATAACGGCAATACATTGCAAGCGGGTACTAACAACAACAGCGTGATTGTTGAGCTGAAAGATGTGGCTTCTGTGAAGGGCTTTGGCTCTACCTTCGGTGACGCTACCGTCGTGGCCACGAATGTAACAAGCATCACTGGCTCTGCTGATATTACAACGCTGGCTACAACCTCCACGCTGGATTACACCGGCTTCTCTAAAGCAACATTAACCGCTGCCGGTACAGTGGCTGCCAATACCAATACCACTAAGTTTACAAACTTAGCCGCCTCAGCCGAGCTGGTATTGAATGCGACAGGTAATACGCATATTGGCTTGCTTGAAACCACGCAAGTGGGCGCGTCTGGCAGCAATAGCCTGACTGTTACCATGCAAACCAATGCCACAACAGTGAATAAGCTGACCGTGACAGGTGATGCCTTAGTGAAATTTGCTGCAAATGGCGCTGCGCATATCGTGCAAGAGCTGGCCGATGCAAGCAATACCGTGAATACCATTCAGGTTACAGGGAATAATGCCTTCACCCTGCTGAAAGAAACCGGTACTGCCTTGAATACCATCGATTCCACTCTGGCCGGTGCGAAGTTTATCTTTGGGAATGGTACCTTCACTAACACCACCACCTTCACTGTAACGGCTGCAGATGCACATAATAATGTGACCTTCAATCTGGCAGCAGGGCAGGCGGCTGATCTTTACACCAGCGGCTCGGGTCTGAAGTTTATTCAGGCTACAGATTCAACTGCCGGTACAGAAGCTGCATCGGTCGGTACGGGTGTGATTCAGGCGGTGGCATCAGGCGGCAGCAACACCTTTACTCTGGGTAATGGTGCTAACCAGCTGGTTGCCAACGGTGCAGGTGATGTGATCACCGTGGGTACAGGCTCTAATACCATTGTGGCCACAGGCGCGGGCGATGTATTTAATATCGCTTCGGGTGCGGGTACAACGCAGGTGACTGTGGGTACCGGGGCTACTCTGAATATTGGTACGGTGAATGTAGCTAACGCGGGTGCTGAAACCGTGGTTGTAACAGGTGCTGTAACAGGCGGTACAACAGCCGCTTACGCAAACACCACACTCAACTTTGCTGCAGGTTCTACAGTAACGGGCCATCAGGTCAGCTTTGGCACCACTGCAGATGCCTTCACCTTATTGGGTGCTTCTGTTGCGGCTTCACAAATCAACGTGGCCACAGCAGCTTCTCTGACCGATGCTTTAAACCTTGCTGCTAATTACACTCTGCTAACAACCGTGCAGGGTACAGACCCAACTGCATCAACTTTAGCTGCTAACACAGGTAAAGTGGATTGGTTCCAATATGGTGGTGACACCTATGTGGTGGCCATGGTCAACAGCACAGGTGCAGCACTGCAGCAAACAGCCCTTGATGCCAACGACATCGTGGTGAAAATCACGGGTCTGGTTGATCTGACTGGCTCTAACTTTGCCGGTGAAGTTTTAACTTTCTAATCTAGGCAAATCAGCGGGCAGATTCTTGCCAGCCCAACAACCCCGCCCCTTATTTAGGTGGCGGGGTTTTTTTTGCTATAAAGGTTTAGTCTTTTTAAGGGGAAAATCATGGGCTTGTTGATTACTGCCGCACATTTAAGCGCCATTGCAGGCAAGGCCACGCCACTGATGCCCGGTCTATTGGAATGGATCAATAAGCTTTGCCCGCAGTATGAAATTGACAGCGCTCAGGAATATGCCCATTTTTTAGCGCAAGCCTGCGTTGAGAGTGATCACTTTAAAACGCTGCAAGAATATGCAAGCGGGGCGGCTTATGAGGGCAGGGCAGATTTGGGTAATTGCAAAGCGGGGGACGGCATTAAATATAAAGGGCGCGGCATATTTCAAACCACAGGCCGTGCTAATTATTTGCAATTAGGCATTAAAAAAGGTCGTAGGGATTTATTTATTAATCATCCTGATTTGCTGGAGCAAGCCGAATACGCAGTCTGGAGTGCATGTGAATACTGGGCTGGCCGTAGCTTAAATGACGCGGCTAATCATGGTGATCAGGATATTTTAAAGAAAAAATATCATGGCAAAGTATTGGATTTATCACCCGTTGAGTTTATTAGCATCAGCATTAATGGCGGATACACCGGGATGGTGCAGCGCAAAGCGTATTACTTGAAGGCGCGGCAGGTGTTTGAGCAAAGCGTTTGATTCGTTAAATTGATAAGAAGAATAAGAAGCAGTAGACTTATTCCCCCCTTTTGTAAAAGGGGGGAGCAGGGGGAATTTGTAGTTGATGTTGGGCATAAATAAGCAAAAAACTAAAAGCAAATCCCCCTCAAATCCCAAATGCCGTTCACTTAAGCCGTTTTGCTTGAGTTCCCCCCTTTGAAAAAGGGGGGCTAGGGGGGATTTGCAGTTGACGCTGAGCTTAAATAAGCAAAAAACCAAAGGAAAATCCCCCTCAATCCCCCTTTTACAAAGGGGGAAGCAAAACCAATACCTTAAGTGAACGGCATTACCCCACAATCCCCCTTTTACTATGGGGGAAGCTAAGGTCAAAACCCTTGAGTGAAAGGTATTTCCCTCACCCCCCTTTACAAAGCGGCAAGCTACAGAGCAGAAGTGCCGCCTGAAGTCATCAGGCAACGCCCAGTGCTTTTAGGATTTTTAATTCCTTATCTGCAAAGGTATGGGCCCATTTTCTGAGCTGATTGAGATTGTCTTCTTCTGAATTGATGGTTTTACCTTCCAGCAATAATCTTTGCTCTTGCCGCACTAATAGCTGCCAAGCATATTGAGCCCATTCTTCGGGCTGATGCTTGCCCTCTTGTCTGGCCAGTAAAAAGATTTGCTGAAAGCGGCCAACAGGCACGCCGCCGCCCAATACCGGGCTGGCCAAGTAGCTTACTTCGTTGCTGGCCCGCGCTTGTGTGCAAAGGTGCAGATTCAGCTGTTCGCACCGGGGTTTGGCTTTGGCAATTTCATCGTCACTCTGAACCGTTACCAGACTGCCGCTGCCGATTAATACATAGATGGCTTGCAAGATTTTCACAAAGCTTTGGCCTGTGATTTGCTCAATTTGCCCTAGTGTCATGATCTGATGATCTGCCAGCGTATCTAAAATAGGGGCATAAACGGCCTCTTGCATATTGGCCTCACCCAAGCTGCCTGTGGCGGTGAGCGACACATCGGGCCGGTGTTGGATCAGGATAATCCGCTGCTGACGCAGTAATTCTGTTTGCTTGATATTGCCCAGCTTGCGCGGGCCACGTACCCAGTAATCACGGCGAAACTGCTGGTTCACCATAAAATCGCGCACTGTTTCGCGGAACATGGGGTTGGGGATATTTTCTAAAAACTGTTGTTGCTCATTACTTAAATTAATGGAATCAATCTGGTCTAAATAATGAGCGGAGCAGGCAAAGCTGAGCTTGGCAGGCTCCAGCCATTCGGCCATGGTGGAAAAATGCATGGGCAGCCAGTCGCGGTTAAAGTATTCATGCGCTAAATAATGGCGGTTTTGCTCTTTCAGTTTTTTGATCCGCTCGTGCACATGCGGGTTGGCTCTGGCATAAAGCGGCTCGGTAGCCAGCAGCTTTTCTGTGAAATCCAGTGCGCCATTGATGCGGCTGACAATCCCATTGCCTTCAACTCCTGCCACTTCTGCGTGCTGAGTCATTAAGTGCCGCATCGGGGCAAAATTGGCCCAGCCAGGCTGGGTGTTATAGCTGATATATAACACGCCGCCGACTTTTAATTTGCGGCGAATAAATTCTACAATCACTGCGCGGTTTTCATCCGAGATCCAGCTCCAGATGCCATGCAGGCCAATGAAATCAAATTCTGGTAAATCACTGCGCGCGGCAAAATCTGCAAAAGACTCATCAAACAGCCGTGCTTCAGAATGAGAGGCCCTGGCCAGCTCTTGGGCAAAGCTCGCCTGCGATGGATTAAAATCGGTGCCATACCACTGGATAGTGCTGGCGGCGGCATGCAAATTGGCACTGACGCCCTGACCAAAGCCCAGCTCGCATGCCGTGCCTATTTCTGGGCAGGCCAGCCCGGCACTTAAAAACGCCATTTTCACCCGGTGAGGATTCAGTTCAGCGTAATAGCCATAGGTGTAAGCAATATCTGCAACATAGCCTGCCGTCCAGTTACTCATGCTTTATCTCTCTTTTGAGTGAATCAAGGTGATTTAGATAAAATCAATCAGCGGATTGACTGCCGTTATGCCTGCTACCGCCTTTGCTCCGGGGCAATGGCCGGGTGCTTTTTGTTAGCGCAAGGCCAGATCCAAGGTGTTTAAGTCAGTTTCCTGCAAAGTGCCGGCATAAAACTTCAGCCGGATATAGCCGCTTAAGTAGGTGTACTGCGCTGCGGTATGTTTTTGCTGTGCTTCAAAAAAGCGGCTTTGGGCGTTGAGTAAATCCACATTGCTGCGTACGCCCGATTGAATGCCTTTACGGGTAGATTGAATCAGCACATCACCAGAGCGAACGGCTTCTTGCAGTGCTTTGATTTGCGCTGAATTAGAGCTGAGATCAAGGTATTGCTGGCGCAGCCCAAGCTCTACCTGTTGCAGCATATTGCGCTGATCTTCACTGGCGGCCGTGTGCTGGGCAACGGCACGCTTGCTGCGGGCATTGATTTCGCCGCCAGAAAAAATGGGGATACTGGCGTAAACCATAATGCTATTGGATTTGATGACATTATCGACGGTGCTGTAGCTGGGGCTTTCTTCGTAGCTGGTGCGTAAGCGCAAATCCACTGTAGGCAGGTGCTGATCATTGCTTTTACTGATTTCCAGCTGAGCCGCATCCACAGAGGCTTGGCGCTCAAACAGCACTGGATTATATTTTTTTGCCTGCTCCAGCCACTCGTTCAGGGGATAGCGCAGATGCAGATCTGCCTGCATTGCGCTGGGTTTACGGTGGGGCAGATAATTCATCGGCTCGCCTACGGTAACGCTCAGCTCATGCAGTTTATTGCTATGTGCGGCCTCTGCCGAAAGAATATCGGCGTCAACAAAATCCAGACGATTCTGCGCTTCATTGACATCGGTGATGGTGCCATAGCCCGCTGCAAACCATTTGCTGGCCTGGGTTTTTTGTTCCTGATACGCCTTTTTCTGCTCGTTCAAGAGCTGCAGCTTATCAAAGGCAAGCTGCACATCCAGGTATTGCTGGGCCAGGCGCATAATCAGCTCTTGCTGGCTGCGCTCCAGCGCGTGGTTGGCTTCTTTTTGCTGGAATTCGGCCTGAGATAAATTATCCCATGCGGCCATTTTAAAAAGTGGCTGTACCAGCGTGGCGGCATAAGTCTGGCCGTTATATAGATAGTCTCTTGAAATGGTTTGCGTGCTTTTGCCCACCTCAACATCAAACTCTGTATTCACCCATTCACGGCTGCCTTGGGCCGAGATGGATAAATTGGGCAGCAGTCCCGCTCTGGCGATGGGGACAATTTCCTGTGCCGCCAGATTTTGAGCCCTGGCGATGGCATAACGGCTGTCGTTTTGTACCGCTTTTGGGTAAAGGCTGGCTAATTCTGCCGCATGAAGCGCAGAGCAAATAAAGAGTGAGAGTAAGCAGATCTTGGTTCGCATCGAGATCCCCTTATTTTTCTGTGAAGGAAAAGGCAAGGCGGTTAAGCAGTGGGCGCACGATGTAATCCAGCAGGCTGCGCTCGCCTGTTTTAATGATCACTTCGGTGGACATACCAGGCTGGATGGCGAGTTTTTCCTTACTCAGCTTGGCGAGCCCATTTTTAGTTACCACTACTTTGGCGCTGAAATAGGCATTGCCGCGTGGATCAACAATGCGGTCGGCCGAGATGCTGGTCAGCTCGCCTTCTAAAATAGGCGGCGTGCCTTTATTACCTAAGGATGAGAAGCGGATATCCGCCAAGAGGCCAGGATGAACCTTATCAATCAGATGGGGTGGAAGTTGAATTTCAATTACTAATTCATCGTTTTCGGGCACGATTTCCATCAGTGTTTCACCTGGGCGGATAATCCCGCCAACGGTATGCACATTCATCCCAACCACGCGGCCCGCAGCGGGGGAGCGCAATACAGAGCGTGAGAGATCTTCTTCTTTTGCTTTGATTTCATTGCTCCAGCGATTTAAATCACCCTGGATCTGGCTGTATTGTGTTTCGGCTTCTTTATCAAATTCCTGGGTGCGCTGCAGGATTTTTAGGCTTAACTCACCTTTTTGCCGGCTGGCTTGTTCGATCCGCCCAAGCCCTTCGCCATATTCGCCAGAAAGCTGGGCAAATAAGCGCTCCATTTCAAATAGGCGCGAGCGCGGGGCATAGCCATCATTGACCAGCTCTCTTAAACCGGCGATATCTTTTTCTAACAAGCTCATTTGTTGTTTACGGCCGTCTTTTAATGCACGAAGCCCGGTGATTTGCTCGTTAATTCCTGCAATGCTTTGCTGCAAAATATTGCCTTCATTTACTAATACCGTGCGGCGGGTATCAAATAATTGCATTTGCGTATTCATGATTTCTTTAGCTTGCGGATTTGTGGCTTTAAGCAGCTTTTCATTAAAGTTGATTTTGGGTGCGTGTTTCAGCTCTGCATAAAGCCGGTCTGCAAGGGCCTGCGTTTGCCAGTAATTATTTTGTACTGTGGATAGCACGGCATTAATCTGGGTTTGATCGAGTAATACTAAAGGTTGATTAGCCTGTACTTCTGCGCCTTCTTTGACCAGTATTTTAGAAATCACTCCGCCTTGTAAATGCTGAATGGCTTTGCGTTTACTTTCAACCGAAACCACGCCATTAGTGGGCACGCCTTCATCTAATGGGGCAAATATCGCCCAAATTAAAAAGCCACCCAAGCCAAATAAAAGAATAAATAAGCCCAGACGGGTGACTGATTTGGTATCTGTTAATGCATCATTCACATCGAGTATGGGTTCGGGTGATTTCTTTGTGGCTAGTTTCAACATGGCTCAACCCTTTTAATCAATAAAGATAAAGTGATCATTTTTTGCTCAGGCCTGCAGCCGGATAAATGGGATATCCAGGCTGCGCTCAGGCATCAGGCTGTGGTTTGCTGCTCTGGCTGCGCGGCAACTGCTGGGGTCAGCGCGGCTAATACCTGATCGCGTGGCCCGTAATATTTCAGCATGCCATCCGCCATCACCAGCAAGAGGTCTACTACGGCCAGAACATGGGTGCGGTGAGTGATCAGCACGACGGTAGCGCCGCTTTCTTTGGCCCTTAGGATGGCCTGCACTAAAGCCCGCTCGCCGTTGTCATCCAGATTGGCATTAGGCTCATCTAAGACAATCAGGCTGGGCATGCCGTAGAGGGCGCGGGCCAGCCCAACTCGCTGGCGCTGCCCGCCAGACAGGCCTGCGCCGCCTTCACCAATGGCCGTATCGTAGCCCTGAGGCAGACGCAAAATCATTTCATGCACATCCGCCATCTGAGCGGCTGCCACTACTTTTTCGCTGTCAATTTCACCAAAGCGGGCAATGTTTTCGGCGATCGTGCCGGAGAACAATTCGATATCCTGAGGCAGGTAGCCAATATAGGGGCCAAGCTCGGCTTTACTCCATGTATAAACATCCACACCATCCAGCCTGACCTTGCCCATGACGGTAGGCCACACCCCGACCAGCAGGCGGGCAAGTGTTGATTTGCCGCAGGCGCTTGGCCCGATAATGCCCAGAATTTGCCCGGCGGCCATGCCGAAATTCATATTCTTGATCACCATATTTTGGGTGCCAGGAATCGCAGCAGAAATATTATCGGCCAGCAGCTGGCCGCTGGGGCGGGGCAGGCTCATGCCGATATTGCGGGCCGGATAGGCAGTAAGCAGATCTTGCAGCCGCGAATAGGCCGTGCGCACGCCAATAAATTGCTTCCATGAGCCAATGGCTAGCTCAATGGGTGCCAGTGCACGGCCCATCAGAATAGAGCCTGCAATCATTGCGCCCGGTGTGGTGCTGCCCTCAATCACCAGCAGCGCACCTGCACCCAAAATAAGAGATTGCAGGCTGATACGGGTAAATTTAGTGACGGCAGAAATGCCCCCGGCTTTATCACTGGCTTCCCCCTGCAGGGCCAGAAATTTACCGTGGTGGCGATACCAGCGTTTCATTAAGCCGTCTAACATGCCCATGGCTTCAATCACTTCGGCATTGCGTAAATTATTATTGGCAAAGCGCGTGGCTAAATTGGCATGGGTTGAGGCCTCGGCAAGGGGCTTTTTGCTGACCATTTCAGTGAAATAGGCCAGTGCAGTTAAAAGAATTGCGCCGACAACCGCTAGCCAGCCCAGCAATGCACCCAGCATAAATAAAACAGCCAGATAGATAGGAGCCCAAGGTGCATCAAAAAAAGCAAACAGCCCCTGGCCGGTTAAAAACTGGCGGATATTGGTTAAATCGGCCAGCGCTAATCCTGCATCACCATTGCCTTGCTTTAAATTGCGCTCAAAGGCGGCAGTAAATACCCTTGAATTAAGCTGTGAATCTAATTTACTGCTGATGCGAACCAATAATTTGGAGCGTATCATTTCCAGTAAAGACATCATTCCATACAGACCAAGGGTAATAATGGTAATCATGATTAATGTGGTTTCATTTCTGCTGGCTAATACTCGGTCGTACACCTGTAGCATATAAATGGAAGGAACCAGCATCAGCAAATTAATAAAGAAACTGAATAACCCTGCTACCCAGAAATGCTGGCGTAAACTATGTAATACAATAGCCAGTTCAGAGCGGGGCTGCATTTGCTTTTTCATGTTATTTCCTTTTAAAAAAGGTTACACATTTTCTGTATTAGTTTGAGGAGATTCTAAGGTTAATAAATACTCTGGCCATTCATCATCGGTGCTGGATTGGGATTCTTCATCAATATCCAGAAAAATAAAATTAAGTACATATTGCAGATCAATCTGCGTTAAAACAATTTCTCTTAAGCGATGGGAAGCAAAGCGCTCGATCACTTCGGCGGGTAATTGCAGCTGAAATCTCAATCGCCCTTCTAAAGTAAACATCGATAAAATATTGTCTTTAATGCTTAAGGTATG includes these proteins:
- a CDS encoding type I secretion system permease/ATPase, translating into MKKQMQPRSELAIVLHSLRQHFWVAGLFSFFINLLMLVPSIYMLQVYDRVLASRNETTLIMITIITLGLYGMMSLLEMIRSKLLVRISSKLDSQLNSRVFTAAFERNLKQGNGDAGLALADLTNIRQFLTGQGLFAFFDAPWAPIYLAVLFMLGALLGWLAVVGAILLTALAYFTEMVSKKPLAEASTHANLATRFANNNLRNAEVIEAMGMLDGLMKRWYRHHGKFLALQGEASDKAGGISAVTKFTRISLQSLILGAGALLVIEGSTTPGAMIAGSILMGRALAPIELAIGSWKQFIGVRTAYSRLQDLLTAYPARNIGMSLPRPSGQLLADNISAAIPGTQNMVIKNMNFGMAAGQILGIIGPSACGKSTLARLLVGVWPTVMGKVRLDGVDVYTWSKAELGPYIGYLPQDIELFSGTIAENIARFGEIDSEKVVAAAQMADVHEMILRLPQGYDTAIGEGGAGLSGGQRQRVGLARALYGMPSLIVLDEPNANLDDNGERALVQAILRAKESGATVVLITHRTHVLAVVDLLLVMADGMLKYYGPRDQVLAALTPAVAAQPEQQTTA